The segment ATTTTATAGAAATTAGATTGTGATTTGATTTAAGCTCTATACAAGAATATTCTAATATGAATTGTGCTTGTCatgttttttattagataagcTAAGAAAAGGCTTCCAATCTCTTACATTATAAGGATTTCATAACCATTAGGCTAGTCTAGGTAGCAAAGAAGGGAACAAACCAAAAAACAACTAAAGAGTAACACTAGGAACACCAACAAAACAACTCTAAAATACAAAAGCTCATATCCCATATTTGGTAACAGAGGTCTCCCAATCCTTAGAAAGACAATTGTGCTCGTCATGTTGATTGCCCCTTGGTTATTGAAATTAGATTGTGATTTGATTTAAGCTCTATACAAGAATATTCTAATATGAGGAAGTTGTGAATGCTACATAAGCCTAGTAACACTTCCCAAACATGTGATGGCTTCATATGCATCTTGTGGAACTCTGACCTATTGCTAATTTTCTTCTTATGCCATCCAAAGAGGGTTCTTGTATAGATCTTCATTATTACCTATTTGATTGATTTGTTTGTTTGATGTCCTTGAATTGTAGTTCTTAGATAACAAAATCTCCCAAGCTTCCTCTAAATTGAAATGTCCCTCTTAAGGATGAGCACTGATTTTGACATATTTTCATCATGTTTTTCTATtgctttatttattttatattgataaaagctgaaaataaaaaaatacataaagaATAGCAGTCCAAAAGGAGCTGGAAATAAGAGAAATGTAAAGTAGACTACATGGCCACTGATGCACAACTACATGACCACGGAAGTAAATTGGATGAATCCCACCAAATCTGATACAATACACCCTTTTAAGCAAAGATTAGAAAATTATACTGCTGCTAAATGGACTGTTCAAACCTAcacaaatacatagttgaaaccaAAGAGCCTCAAATACATTAAATGGCTGAACTAAACGACAAATGTCTTTAtcatgaagttgcaaaaactggtaTTTATTCTTATCCAATGGTCATTGATATTTGCCATCTTTTTCCAGCTGGGAACATAAAGAAACAAACTGTAATATAATGTCAGAATAAAACTTAATAATTTCAGTATCCGGATTCAAAATATGATTAGAAAACATGATTGAAAATATACTTTCCCAGATATTaagtaggggaaaggacccagtagttgagcatgtaccaattgttgtgagggtggttgataccttttgttccaaaaattgaacaaataaaacttattgtttgaaacaaaaaatatcaatttttgttaggaaatgtaccaacagttgctaggaaatgtaccaatagttgttaagaaatgtactaatattgtaaaaagtaaccaatcaagtgatgccatgtcagttgcacaactattggggtctcttttgcatgcctattggtctcacttttttttggggctgttttggacaccttggcaaaaagcatgctgatgtggcatcatatttgatgatgtggccctgaaaccttattTATAaacaggggacttgccaagtaagctgctgtaaaaaaatcgaagtgatttgaaatttccaaatagaattttgagaagcgcgaagttagggtgcacaactactgggtcctttcccctaatatAGTCTGTCTAATAGTATCAGCAATAACATCATTATGAAGtccattatccaacaaaacatttttccaaactcgacaaatgataaaaaataacagACAACAAGTGAATATTCATGACCTTCCATTTTTCCCTCTTCTCTTATTAACACCATTATCCCTCCTAGACCTTTATATTTTGCTGCTTTATTCCATGTTGCTAAAGCTACCAAACTAGTATTTGAGGAAGTTCCCAATAATCAAGGCTGCAACTTTCATCTTGACAAATCATAGCCAACACCAATTGGCTCCTAACCATCATTCTAAGCTTTGCTGAGAAGGGTGGGTATCACGAACATCCTGCATAAACTACGTATCTGGAACATCTCAGGGAGGCGAAATCCCAAGGGCAACTGCACAGAAAGATATTTTTTTAAAGGGTTACCCCAAATGTAGAGAAATAATCTCTGAATATAGTTATACATCCATCCTGGTTCTCATACCACTCGAAGGGTTTTTAACCATAACAGTGTAGCAAAGATGGTGTGTTGTATTGGATTGTAAGAAAAAATGAATTTATGCCCACGCTTCAATGCTACCCAGTGTCCAGCTCAATTTTCATATCAGAGCGTTCTGTAGAGAGGGTTGCGTCAAAGAGGCACTACACATTCTGCTTACCACCCACAACCCTTTTGTAGGCTCTTTCACATATCTACATCTATTGCAAACGTGTAGCGTCAAGAAAACCCTTTCAAAGGGAAGACAATTCCATTCATGGATCAGTGACAGGGGATTCACATCTTCAACCAACAGATTTTTACAAAACACACTTATCAACATGTATGACAAATGCGGAAGTTTGGTAGATGCTCGCAACGTTTTCAATCTTATGAAAGAACCAAATGTCTTCTCATGGAATATGATAATTGCAGCTTACGGAAGGCATGGTTTTCCTCCAGAGGCATTCACATTGTTTCACCAAATGCAACGAACAGGAATCCAACCCGATCAGTTCACCTTCTCCATTGTTCTACCTGTGTGTGTTAGCATGGTATCTTTGGATTATGGTTTGCAAAttcatggaaaaatcatcaaacGTGCATTTCAATCTAATGTTCTTGTATTGAATAATACCTTgatagatatgtatgcaaaatgtggaagtatacAGACTGCGCacgaattgtttgacaaaatgcctcaacgagatgtggtctcatggactgcaatcaTTGCTGGCTATGCACAAAATGGGCTTGCCGAAAAAGCTTTGGAAATTTCCAAGCAAATGCAGTTGGCGGATGTAAGGCCAGACTCGGCAACTTTCGCCAGCATTCTTCCAGCTTGTGGCAAACTTGGAGCTCTGGAACAGGGTATGGagatccatcaaagaataattgaaagtggcttTTTGTCAGATACAGGTGTGACTGCcttgatagacatgtatgcaaaatgtggcaATATACTGAAGGCAcgcgaattgtttgacaaaatacaTCAACCAGATGTGGCCTCATGGACTGCAATCATTGCTGGATATGCAATGCATGGCTATAGCAAGGATGCCCTCAAGGTCTTTGAACAAATGAAGCATTCAAGAGCCAACCTAGACCATGTAAGCTTCCTTTGTGTTTTATATGCATGCAGCCATGCAGGTCTAGTTGATGAAGGCTGTCAATACTTCAAAAGCATGAGTGACTCTTATTGCATTATGCCTACAATGGATCATTATAAAtgcatggttgaccttcttggcCGTGCTGGCTATCTTGAGGAAGCCCTAAACTTTATGATCAAAATGGCAATAAAACCTGATGTGGTTATGTGGATGTGTTTGCTTGGCGCATGCAGGTCACATAAAAATAAAAGGCAAGGAGAATTTGTGGCAACGCTCCTTTTTCAGTTGGATCCTGAAATTTCTGCACCTTATGTTCTTCTGTCAAACATATATGCAGAAGTGGGTAGGTGGGCTGATGTACTCGGCGTAAGGAAATTGATGaaagataaaggaattaaaaagatacctggatgtagttggattgaagtCCATAAAATTGTGCATGTCTTTTATGTAGGGGACAGATCACACCCACAAACACACGAGATCTACGCAGAGTTGGAGAAATTATCTTGGGAGATGAGGGTAGCTGGGTATATTCCTGACACAAAACCTGTATTGAAAGATGTAGAGGAGGAGGAGAAGATATCACTTCTTTGTCATCATAGCGAGAAGCTGGCAATTGCATTTGGTTTGTTAAACACGACCCCTAGAACAACTATTAGAGTTGTCAAAAACCTTAGAGTATGTGGTGATTGCCACACTGCAACAAAGTTTATATCCAAGATTGTTGCAAGAGAAATTGTTATGAGAGATGCAAACCGTTTCCACCATTTCAAGCATGGCCAATGCTCCTGTGGAGATTATTGGTGATGTTAAATGAACCAAACCATAAGTACTGCCCTTCCCTATAACAAGGTGCATGATGTCAGACCTGCAGTGGTAAGAACAAATTAGATTTTGGTTTAGTTCCTAAAACAGTATTGTTTCCGAGTGTTTTGAGGGCTAGATGAGGTTTTGACATGATGAAATCATATTGTATAATATTCATCACTACCTACATGTGCTGATGAATATAGGTTTACAATAACGTTCTGTTTTCAGGAAGCCGGTACATCTCTGGACTAAAGAGTTGGAGGAGgcggagaaagaaagaaaaatataggAGTGGAATGGTTGAAGGAGATAAAAAGTTGCGTAACCAGAAGAAAGTGTGAGAGAAGATATCACAATCAAGCCACTGCTTGGATATGATTTTTTCCTCGATTAATTCTATTATTCAAAAGATTGCTTGTGAAATCAACTGTGTATGAACTGTGAAAAACTAATGCTAACTCCATTATCTTGTGCACATCTGCTATTTGGGCTGAAATTCTATTTTACCAAACAATACATGCAAATTTACATTTTTCCAGGTGACTTTTGTGGTCCAGGGTCATGGAATACCATGTAAATTTTGCTATGAATCAGATTATCTGAAATTCTATTTTACCAAACAATACATGCAAATTTACATTTTTCCAGGTGAATTTTGTGGTCCATGGTCATGGAATACCTAGTAAATTTTGCTATGAATCAGATTATCTCCTAGCCAGGTTAGCTTCTGAAGGCTCTTGTTCAGGTTACTGGATTTCCATGGCAAAAAGAAATTTTAAGTCTCCTAACAAATCCTTAGAGATGCCTGTGTGTTGTAAGTTCCATTACATCGTGAATAGATAAATTTCTACCTTTCCAAATGCTaaaaagaatatgccaatgatAAATTTCTATTTTATCCCCTTTCTCTATTAAATTGAGGAATGAATCATCTACAAAGTGTTGATTAATGAGATGGTTGATGTATTAGGCAATGGAATGCACTTGACTAAATTTTGGGAGACCACATGGGTTAAAAGACAGTCAAACTCTTTAGTACCAAGCACATAAAGTATAGGGACTAAAGAGTAACCTAGTAAATGGACAAAAAGAGCCCAAAAGAATTGGAGTACTAGCCATTAATGATGATGCACATAAAAGCATCTTAATAGAATGCATAACATGGGGTCCAAAACCCAATGTGTGAAGCATGAAAAGAATTAAAGACCATTCAATATAGTTATAAACCTCGGTAAAATCAAATTTGAGAAACAGTGTAAGTTGTTAGAAGCATCAAGCCCATTCTATTCGTTCTTAAATAATAATAGTGCTATAAAAAATGTCTCTAACTTAATGAAACTAGTTTTCTTGGGGTGAACTACCTGAGGAGAAGAGGCTCTAGTTTAAGCTTTGATAATGATCTTGAAAAGGCAATCAACAAGGTGATGGGATGCTAGTTGCAAATATCCTTTAAATCATCAAATTTAGGCATGaacttaatattttctttattaattAAGCTTCAAAAATAATATTATGGGATTCTTTTTTGGTGTACACATAAAGCATTTCACATAGCTTTATAAAACTCATAAGACAATTTATCCAAGCTAGGAGTTGTGTCTTTTGACATAGTGAACACAACCTCATACAAATCATGCTTTATGAGAAATTGATCACAAAGAATGTGTTGAGAGTTGGAAACTTGGTAAGGCACCATATTAAGGCATCATTGTAGGATATGATCTAATAAGGAGTGTTTTCTTGGAAAGTAAAAATTTGTCCATGGTACTAAAAAATGTTTGAAGGATGCCACAAAGCTCTATTAAAAGATATTGACCATCCTCAATTTTTTTAATGGCTTAGGATTTGTTATGATCTTGTAGGGCTTGGAAAAATCCTTTAGATACTTTGTTCCAATATTAAGTTAGTGAAACTAAGTTTTGATTTGGGCCCCATAGGTCAAATGAGTATATGCAACCTACTTCTAGTGGTAGAGTTTGGGAATAAATAGTTGCATAATTGAATCAAATGTTGTGCCTCCAAAGTAGCCATGGCTTGGTAGAGCTCCAAGGTGGTAGCCTCATATGAGCAATGGAAAAAATGGGTCAAGTGACGCCCATAAATATAGAGGAAATGGGATGTGTGTTTGATAGAATCATTCCAACAACAATCCAACCTATCTCATGTATAGTATGTGGCTCTAAATCCAAAACATGTTGAATATGTGCCAACATTGCATTATGGGATGTAGTGGTGTGTTTACAAAAAATGAGTCTTTATGGCCTTAAGTTTTGCAAGTTGTTATTCAATACAAAGCCATATTGGGCAGTGGTCTAAAATGACAACATTCAACAAAGGCTCAACTGGAAGGGAAAAATAGATagaaaacacaaagaaaaattggGTTGATATCATGGCTCTCTCGAGTTTTGGTAGACCTTGTTAGAACACACTTTTAGGTTACTTCACATGTACCATATTATATGATCATGATAATGGCCAAGATTAAGATTTTAAATCCCCAAATTTATTGTGCACAAAGTACCAAGCCTCTCTTTCACTAGTTGTCCGTCTTATAGGTAAAACACCACATTTTCATAGGCTACATCAATGATGTTAAAATCCCCACAGAGAACACAAGTGGCA is part of the Cryptomeria japonica chromosome 10, Sugi_1.0, whole genome shotgun sequence genome and harbors:
- the LOC131027155 gene encoding pentatricopeptide repeat-containing protein At3g24000, mitochondrial; translated protein: MLPSVQLNFHIRAFCREGCVKEALHILLTTHNPFVGSFTYLHLLQTCSVKKTLSKGRQFHSWISDRGFTSSTNRFLQNTLINMYDKCGSLVDARNVFNLMKEPNVFSWNMIIAAYGRHGFPPEAFTLFHQMQRTGIQPDQFTFSIVLPVCVSMVSLDYGLQIHGKIIKRAFQSNVLVLNNTLIDMYAKCGSIQTAHELFDKMPQRDVVSWTAIIAGYAQNGLAEKALEISKQMQLADVRPDSATFASILPACGKLGALEQGMEIHQRIIESGFLSDTGVTALIDMYAKCGNILKARELFDKIHQPDVASWTAIIAGYAMHGYSKDALKVFEQMKHSRANLDHVSFLCVLYACSHAGLVDEGCQYFKSMSDSYCIMPTMDHYKCMVDLLGRAGYLEEALNFMIKMAIKPDVVMWMCLLGACRSHKNKRQGEFVATLLFQLDPEISAPYVLLSNIYAEVGRWADVLGVRKLMKDKGIKKIPGCSWIEVHKIVHVFYVGDRSHPQTHEIYAELEKLSWEMRVAGYIPDTKPVLKDVEEEEKISLLCHHSEKLAIAFGLLNTTPRTTIRVVKNLRVCGDCHTATKFISKIVAREIVMRDANRFHHFKHGQCSCGDYW